Proteins encoded by one window of Candidatus Obscuribacter sp.:
- a CDS encoding amidohydrolase: MSTTSNQAGVDRHFLTRAKSLEDKLIEMRRYLHQYPELSFAEHKTAKLMDEKLQSYGYATKSGVGKTGVLANLGKQGPIIAIRADMDALPIDEINPNAYISKNPTVMHACGHDGHMACGLATAEMLAERELPGRVRMVMQPAEESTDADGKSGAWRMLEDDALDGVSAIIGLHADASLPAGKVGIIAGPAMAACDGFVITITGKGGHGAYPETTIDAVVLGAQVVQAIQQIVSRRVSALEPAIITIGSFHSSSTRGNVISETVTLDGTFRTFSQTVREQIMVELDRACSIARVMGGDYQISYELGYPCTVNHPEVTEVMRQAAIDLIGKDNVIAVQPKTWSEDFSMFAEKVPGSFMFLGAEMTDVTRSHHSPDFDLNESGLYVGSAILAETARRLMDYYKDK, translated from the coding sequence ATGTCAACCACATCAAATCAAGCCGGTGTCGACAGGCACTTTTTGACTCGCGCCAAATCTCTCGAAGACAAGCTCATCGAGATGAGACGCTATCTCCATCAATATCCTGAGCTGAGTTTTGCCGAGCACAAAACAGCCAAGCTGATGGACGAAAAATTGCAAAGCTATGGTTATGCCACCAAATCTGGTGTAGGCAAAACCGGCGTGCTGGCTAATCTCGGCAAGCAAGGTCCAATCATCGCTATCAGAGCCGATATGGACGCCCTGCCCATCGACGAGATCAATCCCAACGCCTACATTTCCAAAAACCCTACAGTAATGCACGCCTGCGGTCATGATGGCCACATGGCTTGCGGACTGGCCACAGCCGAGATGCTAGCCGAACGCGAACTACCAGGCCGTGTGCGCATGGTGATGCAACCGGCTGAAGAATCCACTGATGCTGATGGCAAATCAGGCGCCTGGCGTATGCTCGAAGACGATGCTCTCGACGGTGTCTCCGCTATCATCGGTCTGCACGCTGATGCCAGCCTGCCAGCGGGCAAAGTCGGTATCATCGCCGGACCAGCCATGGCTGCTTGCGACGGCTTTGTCATCACAATCACTGGCAAAGGCGGTCACGGTGCTTATCCCGAGACAACCATTGACGCAGTGGTCCTGGGCGCTCAAGTAGTGCAAGCAATCCAACAGATAGTATCAAGGCGAGTATCGGCTCTGGAGCCGGCCATTATCACTATTGGCTCCTTTCATAGCTCCAGCACTCGCGGCAATGTAATTTCAGAGACAGTGACTCTTGATGGCACTTTCCGCACATTTAGCCAGACTGTGCGCGAGCAAATCATGGTAGAGCTTGATAGAGCCTGCTCTATTGCTCGTGTTATGGGCGGCGATTATCAGATTAGCTATGAGCTTGGTTATCCTTGCACAGTTAATCATCCCGAAGTCACCGAAGTGATGAGACAGGCAGCCATTGACTTGATTGGCAAAGACAACGTCATTGCCGTGCAACCTAAGACCTGGTCTGAAGACTTCTCTATGTTTGCCGAAAAGGTACCGGGTTCATTTATGTTCCTCGGGGCTGAAATGACAGATGTGACAAGAAGTCATCATAGCCCTGACTTTGATCTCAACGAAAGTGGTCTTTATGTGGGCTCGGCCATACTTGCCGAAACCGCACGCCGACTGATGGACTACTACAAGGACAAATGA